One genomic region from Oncorhynchus gorbuscha isolate QuinsamMale2020 ecotype Even-year unplaced genomic scaffold, OgorEven_v1.0 Un_scaffold_472, whole genome shotgun sequence encodes:
- the LOC124018299 gene encoding protein-lysine methyltransferase METTL21C-like yields MDPLGTNHKDEKDTAFITVEEEEEEKDDSETTVIDGEEESDDNEEAENTNSRCSTEATDEDIIEELDTKDTGDAQLDNTHVPWIRLDREVYFYAGHKINIVEAMDSHGGVIWPAALALCNYLETNTDVIDLKGKQVLELGSGTGLVSIVASLLGAQVTATDLPDVLSNLRYNLLRNTRGRSKYTPEVTALSWGPEVERTYPRSVYRYDYVLAADVVYHHDLEELLVTMNYFCRPGNTLIWANKVRLKTNLVFTEDFKNTFNTTLLAEMGEVKIFKATCKR; encoded by the exons ATGGATCCTTTAGGCACAAATCACAAAGATGAGAAGGACACTGCTTTCattacagtagaggaggaggaggaggagaaagatgatAGCGAGACAACAGTGATAGACGGTGAGGAGGAATCAGATGACAATGAAGAAGCAGAAAACACTAACTCCCGCTGTAGCACCGAAGCGACTGACGAAGACATTATCG AGGAGCTGGACACCAAGGATACAGGAGATGCCCAGCTGGATAATACCCACGTCCCCTGGATACGACTGGACAGAGAGGTCTACTTCTATGCTGGGCACAAAATCAACATCGTCGAGGCAATGGACTCCCATGGCGGAGTGATATGGCCAGCA GCGTTGGCTCTATGTAACTACCTGGAGACCAATACTGATGTGATAGATCTGAAAGGAAAGCAGGTTTTGGAACTGGGATCAGGAACAGGATTAGTGTCTATCGTCGCCAGTCTACTGG GTGCCCAGGTGACGGCCACCGACCTCCCGGACGTCCTTAGTAATCTTAGATACAACTTGCTCCGAAACACCAGAGGGCGTTCTAAATATACACCTGAGGTGACAGCTCTGTCCTGGGGTCCTGAGGTGGAACGCACTTACCCACGATCCGTGTATCGCTATGACTACGTTCTGGCGGCTGACGTGGTGTATCACCACGATTTAGAGGAGCTGTTGGTTACCATGAATTACTTCTGTCGTCCAGGAAACACTCTGATCTGGGCCAACAAGGTCCGCCTCAAGACAAACCTGGTATTCACTGAAGACTTCAAGAACACATTCAACACCACCCtgctggctgagatgggagaggttaAGATCTTCAAGGCCACATGTAAAAGGTAG